The Verrucomicrobiota bacterium DNA segment CAAATCGATGATGGTTTTGCCGATTTTGCAAATCGCTGGAACCCGATCCTTGATGAATTCAAGAAATGCGGGATCAAATTTGGCCTCGAGGCCCATCCCTCAGAAATCGCTTTCGATATCGCCTCGGCTGAACGCGCCCTAGAAGCCATCGGGAACCGTGAAGAATTCGGGTTTAACTATGATCCTTCCCACTTCGGTTACCAGAATGTCGATTATGTGAAATTCATCTACAAATTCGCCAGCCGCATTTACCATGTCCACATGAAAGATGTTTACTGGTCCACGACCCCTGTCGAAGCTGGCGTTTTTGGTGGCCACACTTCTTTCGGTGATGTCCGCCGCCACTGGGACTTCCGCTCCCTCGGACGTGGTTCGATCAATTTCGAGGAGATTATCCGTGCGCTCAACCGGATCGGTTATGGCGGCCCGCTGTCTGTCGAATGGGAAGATATCGGCATGGATCGTGAACACGGTGCTACAGAAGCGGCGGCATTCGTCAAAAAAGTCGACTTTGCCCCGAGTAATGTCGCATTTGACGCAGCTTTCGAAAGGAAGTAACCTTTTGACCAAATCTTGACCTTATGAAAAAAACTCATTTCTCTTTGTGGAACTCCGGCACCCTCCTGTGGGTGCTCGGGGTTATTTTTATTTTCACGACGATCTACGTCTCTGCTCAGGATCCGACTGCCGCAGAAGCGGCCGCTAAAATCCAAAAGGTCAAAGAACTCAGCCTTTTGGATTATCTCCGCTCAGCGGGCTGGATCGCCGTACCTTTGATCATTGCCTCCATTATCACCATTGTCATTGCCATTATGAATTTCCTGTACCTGCGGAAATCTAATATTGTCACCGAGAGTTACCTCAATGCCGCCCAGACTTATATTTCATCGAGCGACTTCATAAAACTCCATGATCTCTCGGAAAAAAATAAAGGAGCTGTCCCGGCTATTATCTACCGTGCCTTGGAATTTGCCCGGAATAACCCGGAAGCAGATTTTACAGCGGTCAAAGAAATCGCTGGCACAGAGGGCAACCGCCAGTCAGCAAAGATGAATCAACTCGCTTATTACCTCTTAGATATCGGGGCCGTCGCCCCGATGATCGGACTAGTGGGGACAGTTGTCGGTATCTTGCGCGCCTTCGGCACTATCGCCACAGAAACCAGCCCGATGCGCACAATGTTCCTCGCCAGCGGGGTCTCCCAAGCCCTCGTGGCCACAGTCATGGGTCTTTTTGTGGGGTTAACCGGACTGATTCTTTTTGCTTATTTCCGTGGCCGCCTCAGTAGCCTGATATCACTGATGGAACTCGAAACGACTGATTTGATCGAGCAAATCGGCGCGAAAATCAGGGCTCAAAACAAACAAGTGGGATAAACGGGATATTCTCCAGCCTTATGAATTTCCGCAAAAACAAACAATATGAACCGCTGATGATGCAGCTGGCGCCGATGATCGACGTCATTCTCTTCCTGTTGACATTTTTCCTCCTTACTTGGAATGCCGCACGTTACGAGAATGAGCTCGATATTAAAATCCCCAGCGCCAGTGCCAGCCGTGAGACCCAGAGTCCCTTTGACACTGTTGTCCTCAATGTCCGCCAAGACGGGGCGATTATCCTTAACCGCCGTGTCGTCGAACCCACCGAACTCCAGAAAATCCTCGGTGAACTCTCCAAACAATTCCCCAATCAAAGTGTCATCATCCGTGCCAGCCAAACCACGGAATACAAACTCATCATCGACACCCTCAATATCTGCCGCGAAGCCGATATTTGGAACGTCGCCTTTGCCACTATGCCCGCTAATAGCGAGCAATGATTTGTCACGACTAAAAAAATACTCCTCTGGAGTTTATTACTACCCTGCCTCTCTGTATTGATTATTTTTATCCTGAAAGTCTTCCCCGCAGGGGGTGATGCTCGGGACATTTTCGAGACTGCTCTATTTCGGTGTCATAACTAATGAGACCACTCGGAGTGAATTTTAATTCAGATTTGTCACTTGAGAAAATGAGTGAGTCATGCGATGATTCATTATGACTCAGCTAACGATTCGCACCAATAACCCTAAGCTTGAAGAAGGGATTAATCTCATTTGCCACCAAAAAAAATGGTCTAAGAACCAGGTTGCCCTTTATTTGATCAGCAAAGGCCTTGGCATCACAGATGAGCCCGAACCAAAATTAATCGGTCATCAATTAGATTCATTTTTCGGTGAATGGACAGGGGAAGAAAAACGAAGTTTCGATCAGCAAATTAATCAGGTTTTTGGCAAAATCGATGAAGAACACTGGAAATGAAACTCCTCCTTGATACCAATGCCTATACATCTCTCATGCAGGGAGATAAACACTCCATTGACACTGTCTCAATATCTGAACATGTCTACCTTTCGATGACAGTCGTGGGTGAATTACTCTACGGGTTCCGAATTGGAAACCGTGAAAAGATGAATTTAGAAAAACTTTCCCGTTTTTTGGAACAGTCTGTGGTCAGTCTTATGGGGATTGATTATGACACTTGCGAGGTTTACGCTCGGATAGGATCACTCCTGAGACAATCAGGGCAGCCAATCCCCACCAACGACCTATGGATCGCCTCAACTGCTATGTGTAATAACCTCACTCTGATGACAGCGGACAAACATTTTAGTCTAATCCCGGGCTTGAATATCGTAAACCCGCTGGCATAGTCTGAAGACATCGTTCATGAATTGCCTTGCGGAATTGGCGATTCATGAAATATTAAGACTAGATTTATCCTGTTACGGACGCAACATACTCTATCTCAGGCATAAACAAAATTTTAAACTCAAACAAAAATCAAATATACTTGGAGCAAAATACCATGCCCTTTACATTACCAGAACTCCCCTACGCCAAGGATGCCCTCGAACCCCACATCGACACGGCGACCATGGAAATCCATCATGGTAAACATCACAATGCTTATGTGACCAATCTTAATAACGCTATCAAAGGCACAGATTGGGAAAATAAATCGATCGACGAAATCATTATCAATATCTCTACTGTCCCAGAAAATATCCGTGGTGCCGTGCGCAATAACGGAGGTGGTCACTTGAACCACAGCATGTTCTGGACCTTACTCGCCCCTGCTGGCAAAGGTGGCGGTGGGGAACCCACTGGTGACCTCGCCGATGCGATCAAAGCCGCTTTCGGTAGCCTAGACGAGTTAAAAGCCAAACTCGAAGCCG contains these protein-coding regions:
- a CDS encoding sugar phosphate isomerase/epimerase, coding for MARPVTLFTGQWADLPFEVMAQKAKSFGYDGLELACWGDHFDVVKAQKKEYCDDRLATLAKNGLKTWAISTHLVGQAVCDNIDERHQSILPPHIYGDGKPEDVRKRAAEELIKTAHAAKNLGVKVVNGFTGSKIWHLLYSFPPVSPAQIDDGFADFANRWNPILDEFKKCGIKFGLEAHPSEIAFDIASAERALEAIGNREEFGFNYDPSHFGYQNVDYVKFIYKFASRIYHVHMKDVYWSTTPVEAGVFGGHTSFGDVRRHWDFRSLGRGSINFEEIIRALNRIGYGGPLSVEWEDIGMDREHGATEAAAFVKKVDFAPSNVAFDAAFERK
- a CDS encoding MotA/TolQ/ExbB proton channel family protein yields the protein MKKTHFSLWNSGTLLWVLGVIFIFTTIYVSAQDPTAAEAAAKIQKVKELSLLDYLRSAGWIAVPLIIASIITIVIAIMNFLYLRKSNIVTESYLNAAQTYISSSDFIKLHDLSEKNKGAVPAIIYRALEFARNNPEADFTAVKEIAGTEGNRQSAKMNQLAYYLLDIGAVAPMIGLVGTVVGILRAFGTIATETSPMRTMFLASGVSQALVATVMGLFVGLTGLILFAYFRGRLSSLISLMELETTDLIEQIGAKIRAQNKQVG
- a CDS encoding biopolymer transporter ExbD — protein: MNFRKNKQYEPLMMQLAPMIDVILFLLTFFLLTWNAARYENELDIKIPSASASRETQSPFDTVVLNVRQDGAIILNRRVVEPTELQKILGELSKQFPNQSVIIRASQTTEYKLIIDTLNICREADIWNVAFATMPANSEQ
- a CDS encoding type II toxin-antitoxin system VapC family toxin encodes the protein MKLLLDTNAYTSLMQGDKHSIDTVSISEHVYLSMTVVGELLYGFRIGNREKMNLEKLSRFLEQSVVSLMGIDYDTCEVYARIGSLLRQSGQPIPTNDLWIASTAMCNNLTLMTADKHFSLIPGLNIVNPLA
- a CDS encoding superoxide dismutase; the protein is MPFTLPELPYAKDALEPHIDTATMEIHHGKHHNAYVTNLNNAIKGTDWENKSIDEIIINISTVPENIRGAVRNNGGGHLNHSMFWTLLAPAGKGGGGEPTGDLADAIKAAFGSLDELKAKLEAAGATRFGSGWAWLVVNGGKLEVVSTPNQDNPLMGKAVAGVEGKPIFGIDVWEHAYYLKYQNRRPDYLKAIWNVVNWSQVAQNYAAAK